In one window of Oryza sativa Japonica Group chromosome 9, ASM3414082v1 DNA:
- the LOC4346441 gene encoding uncharacterized protein isoform X1 → MVHLPHQGKLRRDVKEEALDDGDAAAQAEASPFHKRSRLALQHWSTDGGSVSNQQSSQHGFLDEPSPLGLRLKKSPSLVDLIQMKLVQAGKAKDVQHSGTASASEKLKASNFPGSVLRIGSWEWVSRYEGDLVAKCYFAKHKLVWEVLDGGLKSKIEIQWSDICAMKVVSPENEPGILEIALSRQPLFFRETNPQPRKHTLWQATSDFTGGQASIHRRHFLQCPPGMMNKHVEKLVHCDPRLYSLSQQNDINLDNPYFESKSSIFEDAEGIKGQDFEHKDDGDQLAPQRFTELLPPHSASGRIDTEARQLSGTPDKLLQHFPCSVSGTQVIKQDAASGDCERQESIYNWNGIKVPGIRRSMSKSEIANHIGNHIYRQMYSGNLPAVHRGDSTSSKVTLDGITRFLLGSTQIIGDGDGDGSMGKLTFDELTRQLLNDSQITNAADERMLMSRVNSLCSLIQRDSGSGQTNPSSSIHGDNEMQERKPQPYALPVSADSGSNTSLPPRQESFGDLLTHLPRISSFPHFL, encoded by the exons ATGGTTCATCTGCCGCACCAGGGGAAGCTGCGGCGGGATGTCAAGGAGGAGGCgctggacgacggcgacgcggcggcacaGGCAGAGGCGTCGCCGTTCCACAAGAGGTCCCGCCTTGCTCTACAG CACTGGAGCACAGACGGTGGTAGTGTGTCCAATCAACAGTCATCCCAACATGGTTTCCTTGATGAGCCTAGCCCATTGGGCTTGCGGCTGAAGAAGAGCCCCTCTCTGGTGGATTTGATCCAAATGAAGCTTGTGCAGGCTGGTAAGGCCAAAGATGTCCAGCATAGTGGAACCGCTAGTGCCTCAGAGAAATTGAAGGCTTCCAATTTCCCTGGTTCTGTTCTAAGAATTGGATCTTGGGAG TGGGTGTCAAGGTATGAAGGCGATCTGGTTGCAAAATGCTATTTTGCTAAGCATAAACTTGTGTGGGAAGTACTGGATGGTGGTCTGAAGAGCAAGATTGAGATACAGTGGTCTGACATCTGTGCCATGAAGGTGGTTTCTCCAGAAAATGAACCTGGGATCTTGGAGATCGCA TTGTCCCGGCAGCCACTTTTCTTTCGAGAAACTAATCCACAGCCAAGGAAACACACTTTATGGCAGGCAACATCTGATTTCACTGGTGGACAAGCAAGCATTCACAG GAGGCATTTTCTTCAGTGCCCGCCAGGAATGATGAATAAGCATGTTGAGAAGCTTGTTCATTGTGACCCACGTCTATATTCACTAAGCCAGCAGAACGACATCAATTTGGATAATCCGTACTTTGAATCAAAGTCTTCTATATTTGAAGATGCAGAGGGCATAAAAGGCCAAGATTTTGAGCATAAAGATGATGGCGATCAGTTAGCTCCCCAAAGATTTACAGAACTGTTACCGCCTCATTCTGCATCAGGTAGGATAGATACTGAAGCCAGACAGCTCTCAGGAACACCGGACAAGTTACTTCAACATTTCCCTTGTTCAG TTAGTGGTACTCAAGTGATTAAACAAGATGCTGCTTCTGGTGATTGTGAACGGCAAGAAAGCATCTATAATTGGAACGGTATCAAGGTACCGGGGATAAGGCGCTCCATGTCCAAAAGTGAGATTGCAAATCACATTGGGAATCATATCTACAGACAGATGTATTCAGGGAACCTACCTGCAGTTCATCGTGGGGATTCCACGTCAAGTAAAGTAACATTAGATGGAATAACCCGATTCCTCTTGGGCAGCACCCAGATCatcggcgatggcgatggcgatggctcAATGGGTAAACTGACATTTGATGAGCTTACCAGACAACTCCTCAATGATTCCCAGATAACCAACGCAGCTGATGAAAGGATGCTCATGTCAAGGGTCAACTCCCTCTGCAGCCTGATTCAGAGAGATTCAGGTTCAGGCCAGACAAACCCCAGCAGCAGCATTCATGGTGACAATGAGATGCAAGAAAGGAAGCCCCAACCTTATGCGCTTCCGGTGTCAGCAGACAGTGGAAGCAACACCTCATTGCCGCCGAGGCAAGAATCGTTTGGGGATCTCCTGACGCACCTGCCTCGCATCTCATCATTTCCTCACTTCTTGTGA
- the LOC4346441 gene encoding uncharacterized protein isoform X2 codes for MVHLPHQGKLRRDVKEEALDDGDAAAQAEASPFHKRSRLALQHWSTDGGSVSNQQSSQHGFLDEPSPLGLRLKKSPSLVDLIQMKLVQAGKAKDVQHSGTASASEKLKASNFPGSVLRIGSWEWVSRYEGDLVAKCYFAKHKLVWEVLDGGLKSKIEIQWSDICAMKVVSPENEPGILEIALSRQPLFFRETNPQPRKHTLWQATSDFTGGQASIHRHFLQCPPGMMNKHVEKLVHCDPRLYSLSQQNDINLDNPYFESKSSIFEDAEGIKGQDFEHKDDGDQLAPQRFTELLPPHSASGRIDTEARQLSGTPDKLLQHFPCSVSGTQVIKQDAASGDCERQESIYNWNGIKVPGIRRSMSKSEIANHIGNHIYRQMYSGNLPAVHRGDSTSSKVTLDGITRFLLGSTQIIGDGDGDGSMGKLTFDELTRQLLNDSQITNAADERMLMSRVNSLCSLIQRDSGSGQTNPSSSIHGDNEMQERKPQPYALPVSADSGSNTSLPPRQESFGDLLTHLPRISSFPHFL; via the exons ATGGTTCATCTGCCGCACCAGGGGAAGCTGCGGCGGGATGTCAAGGAGGAGGCgctggacgacggcgacgcggcggcacaGGCAGAGGCGTCGCCGTTCCACAAGAGGTCCCGCCTTGCTCTACAG CACTGGAGCACAGACGGTGGTAGTGTGTCCAATCAACAGTCATCCCAACATGGTTTCCTTGATGAGCCTAGCCCATTGGGCTTGCGGCTGAAGAAGAGCCCCTCTCTGGTGGATTTGATCCAAATGAAGCTTGTGCAGGCTGGTAAGGCCAAAGATGTCCAGCATAGTGGAACCGCTAGTGCCTCAGAGAAATTGAAGGCTTCCAATTTCCCTGGTTCTGTTCTAAGAATTGGATCTTGGGAG TGGGTGTCAAGGTATGAAGGCGATCTGGTTGCAAAATGCTATTTTGCTAAGCATAAACTTGTGTGGGAAGTACTGGATGGTGGTCTGAAGAGCAAGATTGAGATACAGTGGTCTGACATCTGTGCCATGAAGGTGGTTTCTCCAGAAAATGAACCTGGGATCTTGGAGATCGCA TTGTCCCGGCAGCCACTTTTCTTTCGAGAAACTAATCCACAGCCAAGGAAACACACTTTATGGCAGGCAACATCTGATTTCACTGGTGGACAAGCAAGCATTCACAG GCATTTTCTTCAGTGCCCGCCAGGAATGATGAATAAGCATGTTGAGAAGCTTGTTCATTGTGACCCACGTCTATATTCACTAAGCCAGCAGAACGACATCAATTTGGATAATCCGTACTTTGAATCAAAGTCTTCTATATTTGAAGATGCAGAGGGCATAAAAGGCCAAGATTTTGAGCATAAAGATGATGGCGATCAGTTAGCTCCCCAAAGATTTACAGAACTGTTACCGCCTCATTCTGCATCAGGTAGGATAGATACTGAAGCCAGACAGCTCTCAGGAACACCGGACAAGTTACTTCAACATTTCCCTTGTTCAG TTAGTGGTACTCAAGTGATTAAACAAGATGCTGCTTCTGGTGATTGTGAACGGCAAGAAAGCATCTATAATTGGAACGGTATCAAGGTACCGGGGATAAGGCGCTCCATGTCCAAAAGTGAGATTGCAAATCACATTGGGAATCATATCTACAGACAGATGTATTCAGGGAACCTACCTGCAGTTCATCGTGGGGATTCCACGTCAAGTAAAGTAACATTAGATGGAATAACCCGATTCCTCTTGGGCAGCACCCAGATCatcggcgatggcgatggcgatggctcAATGGGTAAACTGACATTTGATGAGCTTACCAGACAACTCCTCAATGATTCCCAGATAACCAACGCAGCTGATGAAAGGATGCTCATGTCAAGGGTCAACTCCCTCTGCAGCCTGATTCAGAGAGATTCAGGTTCAGGCCAGACAAACCCCAGCAGCAGCATTCATGGTGACAATGAGATGCAAGAAAGGAAGCCCCAACCTTATGCGCTTCCGGTGTCAGCAGACAGTGGAAGCAACACCTCATTGCCGCCGAGGCAAGAATCGTTTGGGGATCTCCTGACGCACCTGCCTCGCATCTCATCATTTCCTCACTTCTTGTGA